In the genome of Elusimicrobiales bacterium, the window CGAACACCCCGCCAGCGCCGCCGCCAGCAGCGCCGCCGCAACCAGTCTGGTTTTCATGCGACCTCCTGTTTAGCTTCCCAAAGCCTCTTCACTTTATCAAAGTGCCTTTTGCGGTGTCTGATTTTTTCCACTTCCTTTGGATAAAAAGTAAAAAGCTTGTTGCACAACTCCAACATCCATGCTTTGCGACGATTACCAGGATTGATATTCACACAACAGGCATTGGCAATTTGAATCTGTCCCCACCCCAAAGCTCCGATACGAAGACAGTCCCAGCAGAAAAATTCTATCGGCGCAAGTGCAACGCTCCTTACGACTATTTGGCGGGGGCCCGCATTCTCATAATCAATATTCAAAATGAGGAAATAATTCTTATCGCTTTGTCCATAGAATTCCGCCAACCGTTTGACTGAAGTCAGATTAGGCATGTGAAACCCTTTTTCCAGCAAATGGGTTTTCACATCCACATGGTAAACGAAGCCATCTCGGTCAGTAAAGGAAAAATCCGCCATTGCTTTGCGTGAAAGGGGATAGTGGTATTCTGCCGCAGGGCTGCCGGCAGCGTCAAGAATTTCTCTGAATTCCCGTCCGACCATGTCCGCCAACCTGTCGCCGACTTCGCGGGGAGTTCCTGCGCTAATATTTCGACTGCGCATCAATTCCAGCAGGCGCCCAGAAAGAACGTCATAGCGGATGGTCATAATGGCATGGCCGTGAACAAGCCCTCGGATAGTTCGGGAGTGTTTTTACCAACGCGAACGCCGGTCCGCGGGTTAAGGCTGTTTCGCTCCCAGAACATCCCATCGGAATAACCCTGTATAGTTTTATCATGCTCAACTACGGCCAGCCTCTTTTCGGCCAGCAGGGCGTAGCGCTCGTCTATTTCTATTCCGGTATATCTCCGTCCAAGCTTCTTTGCAACCACCGAGGTGGTGCCGGAACCCAGGAACGGATCAAAAATCATATCGCCCGGCTTTGAACTGGCCAGAATTATTTTCGCGGCCAGTTTCTCCGGTTTCTGGGTTGGATGCTCTGTGTTTTCAGGCATTGACCAGAAAGGAATCGTTATATCGGTCCAGATATTTGACGGATGGGTAATGCGGTAATTTCCATTTGCGGTTTTAGTCCAGTCTTTTGGTTTGCCATATTCGTCTTTGTAAGGAGCAATTACTTTTCGCCTTATTTTAACGGCATCAACGTTGAAATAATACTCGTCGGACATTGTGCAAAACCAAATATCCTCCGAACAGTTCTTCCAATTCGTTTTTGCGCCGCGGCCTTTTTCTCTTTCAAAGGTTATGCGGTTTAGTATATGAAAATACTTCTGCGCGACGTTAAACACCAACGACGAAGACTTCCAGTCTCCGCAAATATAAACCGACGCATTGGGTTTAAGCAAGCGGACAACCTTTTTTATCCAGGAATCCAGCCACTGCGCATACTGCTCCGATTCCATAGCCTTGAACGCGGTTTGGTTAAATGTCTTATTCAGGTTATATGGCGGGTCGGCAAACAATAAATCAACAAACCGGTCCGGCAGATAATCAATTGCCTCAAACACATCCTGATTGATGGTCTTGTTTTCAATTTGGGCAAGACTGACCGGCGAAGTCAGTTTCAGGAGATTATGCCGCATAGCCAGGCAATCTGCTTCGGACAATTCAATGCTTCTGTTGCGCGACGCTTTTTGCTTAAATGCTGGTGACGTCATACAATTTCACCGTATCCTCCGCCGGCGGATGTAGGCGGGAATCAGAATGTTGTCGGCGCCCTCCCCGGCCTCGCGCACGGGCGAGAAGTCGTCAAAACCGGGCGTCATCGGCAGGCGGCGCTTTTTTGCGGCGGAGGCAACGGCGTCCGCGCGCTCGAAACCGGTGGCTATGACGGTTATGCGCAGGGTGCTTCCCATCGTATCGTCGTAGACAAGGCCGTATTTTATCATCGCGTCGCGGCTGGCGCGCTCTTTTATGAACTCCACCGCCTCGCGCTGCTCGTAGGCTTTGTGCTCGCTCGCGAGAAAGTGGACTATCAGGCCCTTTGCGCCCTCCAGGCTGGCGTTTTCCAGCAGCGGAGACGAGACCGCCATCCGCGCCGCGTCTGTATGCCTGGTGGCCGAGGCGGACTGCCCTATGCCTATAAGCGCCTCCCCCGACTTGGACATAATGCGCCGCACGTCGTTAAAGTCCACATTCACCTCGCCGGGCGTGGTGATGACCTCCGATATGCCCTGCACCGCCTGGCGCAGCACATCGTCTGCCATCTTGTAGGCCTCTTTGGTGGGGGTGTTGCGGTCTATGATGTCAAAGAGCTTCTCGTTGGGAATCACCAGCAGCGAGTCCACATGGCTGCGCATGGCGTTTATGCCTTCCTGCGCCTGGCGCATGCGCTCGTGCCCTTCAAAGTCAAACGGGCGGGTTACCACGCCGATAAGCAGCACATCCGCCCCGGCAGCCTCGCGCGCCACGCGGGCGATTACCGGCGCGGCCCCGGTTCCGGTGCCGCCGCCCATTCCGGCGGTGATAAACAGCAGGTCGGCGTCGCCCACCAGCTGCTTTATCTGCTCCATGGATTCCTCGGCGGCGGCGCGGCCCCGGTCGGGGTCTCCGCCCACGCCCAGGCCCTTGGTGAGATTTTCGCCCAGCTGGCAGCGGTAGGGGGCCAGGTTGCGCCGCAAATCCTGCGCGTCGGTATTGAGGGCCAGAAAATCCACCCCGCCGATTTTGGCGTCCACCATCCTGTTGATGGCGTTGCCGCCGCCCCCGCCCACGCCGACGACCTTGATATTGGCCCGCTTGCCGTTAAACCGCGCCTTTAGGTTTGTCATATTTCAATCCCTTCCGAATATTTCCAGCCCCTTGAAGAGGCCGCACACCTTCTCCAGCGGCGAGCGGCGCGACACGGGCCTTTCGGTTATATTGTCGGTCCGTATGGCCGGGTACACGGCAAGCGACAGCGCCGAGCCGTAGGAGGGATGGAAAAATTTCTCGTCGCCGCAGGCGAGGCTGCGCTGCACCCCAGCCCGGCGCGCCTCGCGCAGGCTGAGAGACTGGCAGCACAGTTCCGGCAGTCCTTTCAGCAGCGAGCCGCCGCCGGTTATAGCGCCCACGCCGGGAATGTCGGCGTATCTGGTTTTCTCTATCTCCTCGCGGACTTTTTCCAGTATTTCCTCGGCGCGGGGCTGTATTATCTCCAGCAGGAAGCTGGGCTTCACATTATGGACGGCGCGCCCGTCCAGGCCGGGGACGGGAATCTCCTCGTCGTCGGTCATCATGGCGGGCCAGGCGGAGCCGTACTTTTCCTTGATTTCCCGCGCGCCCTCGCGCGAGGTGTGCAGTCCGTAGGCGATATCGCGCGTGATGAGGTCGCAGCCGTAGGGCAGGTCTCGCGAGAACTTGATTCCGCCCTCGTGGTAAAGCGCGATGGAGGTGGTCTCCCCCCCGAAATCTATAAGCAGCGCGCCCAGCTCCTTTTCCTCCGGCGTAAGCGCGCATTCGCCCAGAGTGATGAGGCTGTAGAACGGCTCCTCCACCGCAAAGCCGGCCTTGGCGACGGACTTTATGAGATTGTTGAGATGCGAGGAAGACGCGCTCACTATATGCACGTCCACCTCCAGCAGCGAGCCTTCCATCCCCTCGGGGTTGGGCACGCCCTTCTGCCGGTCTATGGAAAAGCCCTGCGGCAGGACATGCAGAATTTCCTTGTCGCTTTCCAGCGGGAAGGCCTTGGCATTTTCTATGACGGAATGCACATCCTCGGAGGTGATTTCCTTGTCGGCGCGGGCGATATTGTATGCGCCGTGCCCGTTGGCCGATTTCAGATGCGCCCCGCGCACGCCCAGGCAGACGGTTTCCACCTCGGCTCCGGCGTCGCGCTCGCACTGCTCTATCAGGCGGGCGACGGTGTTGGAGGTCTCTTTTATATCCACCACCACCCCGCTTTTAAGCCCCCTGCACGGCGCGGACGCGCCGGAAAGCACCTTTACCGCACCGGTTTCGCAGTCACGCTCCGTAACTACGGCGGTAATTCTGCCGCCCCCCATGTCCAGCCCCGCGGCGATTTCGTTTTTCGGCATTGCAGTCTCCTTTACCGGCTCAGCAGTATCCTGCCGTCCTCGAAATATTTCATGTTGATTTTGTACGGCCCCGCAAAACGCTCCCTCGCCTTGCCGTAAACCTGCGCCAGGCGGGCAATTTTCTCCGCGGTGTGCGCGCTGCCGCCCCATTCCACAACCGCGCCGTCGGCCAGCCGCAGCCGGAAGGAGGTTTCGCCCCTGTCTGCGGCGACAAGCACCGGTTTCGCGGGCAGTTCGGATTCAAATGCGCTTATGCTTTTAAGCATGGCGGCGGTTTCCGGCCTGAATACGCGCGCGCGGCTGCCCGCCGGCAGCGCAACTGCCAGCAGTTCCGGCGGGGGCGACGGCTCCGCCCCGTAGATTTCGCCGCGCTCGTCCATATAGGCGGTGGATGCTCCCAGCAGCACCCTGGCGCAAGGCTGGCGCCGCCCGGCGGAAACGGAAAGCGTGCGCGAAGCCCATCCCCTGCGCACCGAAACGCCGCGCAGTTCCGGGAACACGGAAGCTATTTTCCCCTCCAGCCCGCGCGCGTCGGAGGAGGTAACCTCGCTGCCCTGCGGCAGCGCGGCCAGTTTCAGCACGGCCTGGCGCGAATCTTCGGGAACGCCGCCCGCGTCAACCGCCGCCAGCCGCCATTTGGCCCATTCCACGGAATTCACGGCCCGGCCCGCGGCGTCCGCCGCCTTGCGCGCGGCGAAAAAACAGAACACGGCGGCAACCGCCGCCACCGCCGCCATCCTGATGCGCGCGGTTCTGCGGCGCACTGTCTGCGGCCTTGCCGTAACTTTGTATTTTCTGACCCGCATAGCGCGCCTCTGTATTTTCAGTAATTATAATAACTTGAGCAGCCCCGCACAAATCAGATAAACCGACATGGCGGCCAGCGTCAGCCTGCCGATATTGGCCGCCCGCTCCGAGCGCAGAAACGGCTGCAAAGCCGCCGCCGGCAGCACGAAAAGCGAACTTGCCGCGAAAAACCCGCCAAACATCAGCAGCGCCGCCGGGCCGGGGAGGCCGGCAGCCTTTATGACCGCGCCCGCAAGCGGCGGGCAGGGCGCAATTCCCGTCATAAACCCCAGCGCAAGCGGCCCCGCGCGCAGCGCGGCGGCCCTTTCGCAGCCGGACCGGCACTGCCACCTGAACACAAAAAACGCCGCCAGCATGTAAGCGCCGGAGGCTATGGAGACGAAAGCCGCGGTTTGCGGCCCGGCGGCCTTTTCCAGATACCCGCCGGAAAAAGACGCCGCCAGCGCCGCCGCAGCATAAGCCGCCAGCCTGCCGCCCAGAAACAGCGCGGTGATGCGCGCCGTCCCCGCCTCCGAAAAAGCCAGCAGCCAGGGCAGCAGCGCCGGACCGCAGGCGGCGGCGCAGTACGGCCCGGTGGCAAAGCCCAGGGCCGCGCCTTCGGCGATTACCTTAAAATAAGCCGCCATAACCCATATAACGCTCCGGGAACAAAAAGCGAGCCCAAAGCCCCGCCAACAGCCAGCCCGCAGAACACAAGCAGCGCGCGCGCGTCAACCGGCGGCTTGCGTCCCAGCACGGTGTATGAAATCGCGCCATGCGGGCATTCGTCAATACACCGCCCGCAACGGTTGCAGTATGAAGTTATAGCGGGCTTGCCGCCGGCGGCCTCTATCGCCAACACCGGGCAGGTTTGCCCGCACTGCCCGCAGCCGGCGCAGGAATTTTCGTCCCTGCTGACGCGGAACGGGTTTATTCTGCCGAAAAAAGACTGCCATGCGCCGAAAGGGCATATCAGCCCGCAGAAACTGCGTTTGCCGCTTAACACCGGCAAAATCACTATGAACACAACGCCGAGAATTATCATCGCGGCGTTCTGTATTTTCCCCGCCATTCCGGTTTCCGCGAAACCGCATGTCATTTTAAGCGGGCAGCCCCACAGGCAGAAAAGCGGATACATCGCCGCCAGCGAGGCCAGCAGCCACAATATCAGCAAAGCGGCGGGAATATCGCGCAGCGGCGGCGGGATTTTCAGCCGCAGGGGCCGCCATCTCTCCGGCAGCAGCCGGGAAAACCCCTCGTCCAGCCCGCCGTAAAAGCATGCCCAGGAGCACCATGCCTGGCCCAATACCAGCGTCGCCGCCAGCCACAGCCCGCCCAGAGTAAGCGGCCCCCACATTTTCCAGCCGCCGGAGAATGCCAGTTGCTGCTGGTAAACGAAATCCAGCGCGTTGGCCGACATCGCTATGTGGCAATACGGCGCTTTTCCCGGCCCGCCCA includes:
- a CDS encoding site-specific DNA-methyltransferase; the protein is MTSPAFKQKASRNRSIELSEADCLAMRHNLLKLTSPVSLAQIENKTINQDVFEAIDYLPDRFVDLLFADPPYNLNKTFNQTAFKAMESEQYAQWLDSWIKKVVRLLKPNASVYICGDWKSSSLVFNVAQKYFHILNRITFEREKGRGAKTNWKNCSEDIWFCTMSDEYYFNVDAVKIRRKVIAPYKDEYGKPKDWTKTANGNYRITHPSNIWTDITIPFWSMPENTEHPTQKPEKLAAKIILASSKPGDMIFDPFLGSGTTSVVAKKLGRRYTGIEIDERYALLAEKRLAVVEHDKTIQGYSDGMFWERNSLNPRTGVRVGKNTPELSEGLFTAMPL
- the ftsZ gene encoding cell division protein FtsZ, which codes for MTNLKARFNGKRANIKVVGVGGGGGNAINRMVDAKIGGVDFLALNTDAQDLRRNLAPYRCQLGENLTKGLGVGGDPDRGRAAAEESMEQIKQLVGDADLLFITAGMGGGTGTGAAPVIARVAREAAGADVLLIGVVTRPFDFEGHERMRQAQEGINAMRSHVDSLLVIPNEKLFDIIDRNTPTKEAYKMADDVLRQAVQGISEVITTPGEVNVDFNDVRRIMSKSGEALIGIGQSASATRHTDAARMAVSSPLLENASLEGAKGLIVHFLASEHKAYEQREAVEFIKERASRDAMIKYGLVYDDTMGSTLRITVIATGFERADAVASAAKKRRLPMTPGFDDFSPVREAGEGADNILIPAYIRRRRIR
- the ftsA gene encoding cell division protein FtsA, whose protein sequence is MPKNEIAAGLDMGGGRITAVVTERDCETGAVKVLSGASAPCRGLKSGVVVDIKETSNTVARLIEQCERDAGAEVETVCLGVRGAHLKSANGHGAYNIARADKEITSEDVHSVIENAKAFPLESDKEILHVLPQGFSIDRQKGVPNPEGMEGSLLEVDVHIVSASSSHLNNLIKSVAKAGFAVEEPFYSLITLGECALTPEEKELGALLIDFGGETTSIALYHEGGIKFSRDLPYGCDLITRDIAYGLHTSREGAREIKEKYGSAWPAMMTDDEEIPVPGLDGRAVHNVKPSFLLEIIQPRAEEILEKVREEIEKTRYADIPGVGAITGGGSLLKGLPELCCQSLSLREARRAGVQRSLACGDEKFFHPSYGSALSLAVYPAIRTDNITERPVSRRSPLEKVCGLFKGLEIFGRD
- a CDS encoding cell division protein FtsQ/DivIB, whose protein sequence is MRVRKYKVTARPQTVRRRTARIRMAAVAAVAAVFCFFAARKAADAAGRAVNSVEWAKWRLAAVDAGGVPEDSRQAVLKLAALPQGSEVTSSDARGLEGKIASVFPELRGVSVRRGWASRTLSVSAGRRQPCARVLLGASTAYMDERGEIYGAEPSPPPELLAVALPAGSRARVFRPETAAMLKSISAFESELPAKPVLVAADRGETSFRLRLADGAVVEWGGSAHTAEKIARLAQVYGKARERFAGPYKINMKYFEDGRILLSR
- a CDS encoding sulfite exporter TauE/SafE family protein: MAAYFKVIAEGAALGFATGPYCAAACGPALLPWLLAFSEAGTARITALFLGGRLAAYAAAALAASFSGGYLEKAAGPQTAAFVSIASGAYMLAAFFVFRWQCRSGCERAAALRAGPLALGFMTGIAPCPPLAGAVIKAAGLPGPAALLMFGGFFAASSLFVLPAAALQPFLRSERAANIGRLTLAAMSVYLICAGLLKLL
- a CDS encoding 4Fe-4S binding protein: MDAPNGQHAKTPAQSAMFAAAVLAALLVTVPVAPPHERVFAAAWAGFCALCGFFIIRTGKVSPWRAVFFITLAAAFILRHKLGLGGPGKAPYCHIAMSANALDFVYQQQLAFSGGWKMWGPLTLGGLWLAATLVLGQAWCSWACFYGGLDEGFSRLLPERWRPLRLKIPPPLRDIPAALLILWLLASLAAMYPLFCLWGCPLKMTCGFAETGMAGKIQNAAMIILGVVFIVILPVLSGKRSFCGLICPFGAWQSFFGRINPFRVSRDENSCAGCGQCGQTCPVLAIEAAGGKPAITSYCNRCGRCIDECPHGAISYTVLGRKPPVDARALLVFCGLAVGGALGSLFVPGALYGLWRLILR